The sequence ACGCCCATGCCCTCGTCCTGCGCAAGTGGGGGATGAAGCCGCTGCCCGGCGCGCGGCTCACCGTCATCACCCCCGATCCGACCGCGCCCTATACCGGCATGCTGCCGGGCTTCGTCGCCGGGCACTATGCGCGCGACGAGCTTGAGATCGACATGGTGCGCCTCGCCCGCTTCGCCGGCGCGCGCGTCGTGCCCGCCCGCGCCATCGGCCTCGACCGGGCGAACAAGCGCGTCGAGGTCAGCGGCCGCCCCCCGATCGCCTACGACGTCGCCTCGATCAACGTGGGCATTACCGCGATCCTGCCCGACCTGCCGGGCTTCGCCGAACATGCGGTGCCCGCGAAGCCCCTCGGCCTCTTCGCCGACCGGTGGGAGGCCTATGTCGCCCGCGTCGAGAACGGCGAGGTCGCGCCCAGCATCGCGGTGATCGGCTGCGGCATCGCGGGGGCCGAGCTCGCGCTCGCCATGCGCCACCGCCTGCGCGACCGCGCCCCGAAGATCCACATCCTGGAGGAGCGCGACGCGCTGTCCGGTGCCAGCCCCAAGGCCCGCGCGAAGCTCAACGCCGCCCTCGCCGAGGCCGAGGTCACGGTGCTCGACGGCGCACGGGTGATCGAGGTCCACGCAGACTGCGTCGACACCAAGCGCGGCCCGGTGCCCGCCACCTTCATCGTCAGTGCCGCCGGTGCCAACCCGCAGGGCTGGATCGCCGACATAGGCCTGGAGCAGTGCGACGGCTTCATCTGCGTCGACAAGTACCTGCGCAGCGTCGACGACAAGAGCATCTTCGCCGCCGGGGACTGCGCCCACATGGTCCACGCCCCGCGGCAGAAGGCGGGCGTCTACGCCGTGCGCCAAGCCCCCTTCCTCCACGACAACATCCGCGCGAGCCTGGGCGCCGGGCGCCTGCGCGAGTACACGCCGCAGGGCGACTACCTCAAGCTCGTCTCCGTCGGACGGCAGAGCGCCGTGGCCGATTGGCACGGCCTCGCCCCCTCCGGCGACTGGCTCTGGGGCTGGAAGGATCGGATCGACCGCAAGTTCATGGACCAGTTCGAAGAGTTGCCGAAGATGGAGGTCGACAGCCATGTTCCCAGCGACGCGGCGAAGGGGGTCGCGACGCTTGTGGCCGCCCAACCGCTCTGCGGTGGGTGTGGGGCGAAGGTCGGCGCGGGCGATCTCGCCGAACAGCTCGCCACCCTGCCCCGCCCCGCGCGCAACGACGTGGCCCGCGGCGCCGGAGATGACGCCGCACTGCTGCACCACAATGGCGGCTTCCAGACCTTCACTACGGACCACTTCCGCGGCTTCGTCGACGACTGGTGGACGCTGACGCGCATCGCGGCGCTCCACGCCATGGGCGATGTCTGGGCGATGGGCGGGCGGCCGCAGGCGGCCCTCAGCCAGCTCATCCTGCCCCGCATGGCCGAGCGCCCGCAGGCCGAGATGCTGCGGGAGATCCTGGATGCCGCCGCCTCAACCTTCGCGGAAGCAGGCGCCGATCTCGTCGGCGGGCACACCTCGCTGGGGGCGGAGCTGACGGTCGGCTTCTCCGTCACCGGCCTCGTGGAGCAGCCGATCGGGCTGGAGGGGGCGCAGCCGGGCGACCGGCTGATCCTGACCAAGCCGATTGGCACCGGCACCGTGCTCGCCGCCCACATGAAGTGGCAGGCGCGCGGCGAGGACGTGACGGCCGCCCTCGCCTCCATGCAGCGCAGTCCGGCCGCCGCCGCCGCGATCCTGGCGGGCGAGGCCCACGCGATGACCGACGTCACCGGGTTCGGGCTGGCGGGACACCTCTTCGGCATCCTCGACCGCGCGGATCTCGGCGCCGAGCTCACCGACGTGCCGCTCCTGCCGGGCGCCGAGGCGCTGTCCGCGAAGGGCCACCGCTCCTCGCTCTTCGCCCATAACAGCGCACGCGGCGATGCGGTGACGGGCGCCGACGGCCCGCACCGCGACCTCCTCTTCGACCCGCAAACCGCGGGCGGGATGCTGGCGGCGGTGCCGGAAGGCTCCGACGCCCTCGCCATGCTCCACGATCAGGGCGAACCGGCCTGGGAGATCGGGCGCCTCGTCTCAGGCCCGGTGCGGATCGAGCTCGCCTGACGCCGCGATTACCCGGGTCGCGGCAGCCTCGATCCCCGCCTCCGACAGATCGTCGAGCGCGAGCCGCGCGCTCGGATCCGGATGCCGGGCGCGATGCTTGCGGTAGGCCGGATCGTAGTGCCGCTCCATCAGGCTGGCGGCCAGCGCCGCATGCTCCCCGGCCACCGCGAGCTCGGCCCATTCCTCAAGCTGCGCCTTTCCATGCAGGCCCTTGAGGCGGTCCAGCACCTCCTCCAGTCGCGCGACGTCCGCGACGATGTCCGCATAGGCGCGCGTGAGATACCGCGCCCGCTCCTCCAGCGGCGCGGACAGCTCGATCCGGGGTGCTGCGCACATCGCGGTCCAGAGCGCGGGCGGGATCTGGAGCTGCCCGATCTTGCTCGATTCCCCCTCCACCACCACCGGCCGCGCCGTGTCGAGGTGGGAGAGGGCGTCGGCCAGCGCCGTCTCGAACCCCTTCTGCGCGGGCTGCGGTCGGTCCGGATGCCCGCCGAAGACGGAGCCGCGATGCGCCGCAAGCCCTTCCAGGTCCACCACCTGCGCGGCCTGTCGTCCCATCGCCCTCAGGATGTCCGTCTTCGCACAGCCCGTGTTGCCGTCGAGCACGACGATCCGCCACGGGAACGTCTCGCCATAGAGCTGTTCGTTCACCAGCCGCCGGTAGCTGCGATAGCCGCCATCGAGCGTCTGCACCCGCCAGCCGATCTGCCCGAGGATCAGCCCCATCGAGCCCGAGCGCTGCCCGCCCCGCCAGCAGTAGATCAGCGGACGATAGCCGGAGGGCTTTCCTCTAAAATGCGCGTCGATATGCGCCGCGACGTTGCGGGCGACCAGCGCGGCGCCGATCTTGCGCGCCTCCAGCCGACTCTCCTGCACGTAGATCGTGCCGACCCGCGCCCGCTCGGCGTCCGAGAGCACGGGCAGACTGATCGCGCCGGGCAGATGATCCTCGGCGAATTCGGAGGGTGAGCGCACGTCGATGATCTCGTCGAAGGGCGCGTCGTGGAGGTCGGTGAGGGCGTGAAGCTGAAAGGCAGGCATGGCGCCACATCTAGCCCAAAAATGGTCCGCGGAACATTTTTGCCGGAGGTTTTTCAGCGGAAAAACCTTCCCTCAGCAGATCACGCGGAAA is a genomic window of Pontivivens ytuae containing:
- the selD gene encoding selenide, water dikinase SelD, which gives rise to MRPTYPVTRDVVLVGGGHAHALVLRKWGMKPLPGARLTVITPDPTAPYTGMLPGFVAGHYARDELEIDMVRLARFAGARVVPARAIGLDRANKRVEVSGRPPIAYDVASINVGITAILPDLPGFAEHAVPAKPLGLFADRWEAYVARVENGEVAPSIAVIGCGIAGAELALAMRHRLRDRAPKIHILEERDALSGASPKARAKLNAALAEAEVTVLDGARVIEVHADCVDTKRGPVPATFIVSAAGANPQGWIADIGLEQCDGFICVDKYLRSVDDKSIFAAGDCAHMVHAPRQKAGVYAVRQAPFLHDNIRASLGAGRLREYTPQGDYLKLVSVGRQSAVADWHGLAPSGDWLWGWKDRIDRKFMDQFEELPKMEVDSHVPSDAAKGVATLVAAQPLCGGCGAKVGAGDLAEQLATLPRPARNDVARGAGDDAALLHHNGGFQTFTTDHFRGFVDDWWTLTRIAALHAMGDVWAMGGRPQAALSQLILPRMAERPQAEMLREILDAAASTFAEAGADLVGGHTSLGAELTVGFSVTGLVEQPIGLEGAQPGDRLILTKPIGTGTVLAAHMKWQARGEDVTAALASMQRSPAAAAAILAGEAHAMTDVTGFGLAGHLFGILDRADLGAELTDVPLLPGAEALSAKGHRSSLFAHNSARGDAVTGADGPHRDLLFDPQTAGGMLAAVPEGSDALAMLHDQGEPAWEIGRLVSGPVRIELA
- the mnmH gene encoding tRNA 2-selenouridine(34) synthase MnmH, giving the protein MPAFQLHALTDLHDAPFDEIIDVRSPSEFAEDHLPGAISLPVLSDAERARVGTIYVQESRLEARKIGAALVARNVAAHIDAHFRGKPSGYRPLIYCWRGGQRSGSMGLILGQIGWRVQTLDGGYRSYRRLVNEQLYGETFPWRIVVLDGNTGCAKTDILRAMGRQAAQVVDLEGLAAHRGSVFGGHPDRPQPAQKGFETALADALSHLDTARPVVVEGESSKIGQLQIPPALWTAMCAAPRIELSAPLEERARYLTRAYADIVADVARLEEVLDRLKGLHGKAQLEEWAELAVAGEHAALAASLMERHYDPAYRKHRARHPDPSARLALDDLSEAGIEAAATRVIAASGELDPHRA